In the genome of Hemiscyllium ocellatum isolate sHemOce1 chromosome 12, sHemOce1.pat.X.cur, whole genome shotgun sequence, one region contains:
- the LOC132820707 gene encoding transcription elongation factor A N-terminal and central domain-containing protein, protein MNNLKDVIHRAHQIDKLISGNSIQEIKLLLHGFEGIPVTPEVLQNTDLVRAVYRVLKTCSDADTRKKARNLLSAWKKLYRSSGFQEKCPEDRHCASSKEKSEKTDKINEGTLKSELGATDSVSGKPEQQPEDNQVMTGTELSHSHPTTEMLPETHNEKQFSSGPDSVIGCTAAPIKQPTFILQAVRAKCIELLFQALVGSETADARVVEMWQSIANKVEQFIYTLHMKNDKRYKACIRSRIANLKNPKNPHLRQKMLSGEVTPQMFAEMSVMDMASDELKQLRASYTSSGVQEHQLPHGLEGTKTNKIRCKRCEKFNCTVTAIARGTLFLPGWVCNRNSDEQTMTFVICNECGEKWYNSGWISI, encoded by the coding sequence ATGAACAATCTGAAAGATGTAATCCACAGAGCTCATCAGATTGATAAGCTTATTTCAGGAAACAGTATCCAGGAGATAAAATTACTTTTGCATGGTTTTGAGGGTATTCCGGTCACCCCTGAAGTTCTGCAAAATACTGACCTCGTCAGAGCTGTATACAGAGTTTTAAAGACTTGTTCTGATGCAGATACCAGGAAGAAGGCCCGGAATCTGTTGTCTGCATGGAAGAAGCTTTACAGGAGCAGTGGCTTCCAGGAAAAGTGTCCAGAAGACAGACACTGTGCTTCCAGCAAAGAAAAGAGTGAGAAGACAGATAAAATTAATGAGGGGACATTAAAGTCTGAGCTGGGTGCAACTGATTCTGTGAGTGGAAAGCCTGAACAGCAACCTGAAGACAACCAGGTCATGACGGGAACTGAACTCAGCCACAGTCACCCCACAACAGAGATGCTTCCAGAAACACACAATGAAAAACAATTTTCATCAGGCCCAGATTCAGTAATTGGCTGTACTGCAGCTCCAATCAAGCAGCCTACATTTATTCTCCAGGCTGTGCGGGCTAAGTGCATAGAGCTTCTATTCCAAGCACTAGTTGGTTCAGAAACAGCTGACGCCAGAGTGGTTGAAATGTGGCAGAGTATTGCCAACAAAGTGGAGCAATTTATATATACATTGCACATGAAGAATGATAAAAGGTACAAAGCTTGCATTCGAAGCAGGATTGCAAATTTAAAGAACCCCAAAAATCCCCATTTAAGACAAAAGATGTTATCAGGGGAAGTAACTCCTCAAATGTTTGCAGAGATGTCTGTGATGGACATGGCAAGTGATGAGCTGAAACAGCTAAGAGCATCATACACAAGCTCTGGAGTTCAGGAGCATCAGCTACCTCATGGGCTGGAAGGAACAAAGACCAACAAGATTAGATGTAAACGGTGTGAGAAATTTAACTGTACTGTGACAGCAATTGCCAGAGGCACACTTTTTCTTCCAGGTTGGGTGTGCAACAGAAACTCTGATGAACAGACGATGACTTTTGTCATTTGCAACGAATGCGGAGAAAAATGGTATAACAGTGGCTGGATTTCTATTTAG